The Candidatus Nealsonbacteria bacterium CG07_land_8_20_14_0_80_39_13 genomic sequence TCAAGGATTGGGAACGGGAATGGACCCGGAAATCGGAAGGCAGGCGGCTGAAGAAAATAGAGAAGAGATTAAGGAGGTTTTGAAGGGAGCGGATGTTGTCTTCATTACTTGCGGGCTTGGTGGCGGTTGCGGCACAGGAGCCAGTCCGGTTGTGGCTGAAATTGCCAAAGAGATAGGAGCTCTGACAATAGCTGTGGTCACCAACCCCTTTTCCTTTGAAGGATTGTACCGCCAGAATATCGCCAAGGAGGGATTAGCGCAGCTTAAGAAAAAAGTTGATACTTTGATAACCATTGATAATGATAAGCTCTTGAAGATACTGGATCCGAAAACAGCCCTTATTTCCGCTTTTTGGAGCTGTGATGATATTTTAAGGGAAGCGGTTAAAGGAATTTCTGATTTGATTATGCTTCCGGGGATTATTAATGTTGATTTTGCCGATATTAAAGCAACGATGAAGGATTCCGGCACAGCCATTTTTGGCGTGGGAATTACTAAGGGAGAGAAAAGAGCCATTGAAGCGGCCAAGAAAGCCATTGAGTCGCCTTTGC encodes the following:
- a CDS encoding cell division protein FtsZ, giving the protein MKSEAGNLGIKVVGVGGSGNNAVSRMKKCDIKGVEMIVINADVQDLRKSGADRKLQIGEKITQGLGTGMDPEIGRQAAEENREEIKEVLKGADVVFITCGLGGGCGTGASPVVAEIAKEIGALTIAVVTNPFSFEGLYRQNIAKEGLAQLKKKVDTLITIDNDKLLKILDPKTALISAFWSCDDILREAVKGISDLIMLPGIINVDFADIKATMKDSGTAIFGVGITKGEKRAIEAAKKAIESPLLNISPRGAKGILFNVSGGDVSLSEINEVGELIAQEVNPSAKIIFGAVQDSNLKKGEIKVTIIATGF